The genomic stretch TCTGCCTGGACGATTTCGCCGACGAGGACATTCTGAGGCTGCTGACCTGCGCGCACGGGTTCCACGCAAACTGCATAGACCTGTGGCTTTCACGCAGCGTGAACTGCCCACTGTGCATGAAGACcctaatttaatattatgcTTAAGAACATgtttattgtgtatatatggGTATTGAGAGTAGGAAAATGTGGGATAGCGAGAGTATTTTGAGTTTGTGTAATCAATAGTGTGGTATACGGAGAGGTTGGAGTTAGTAAGGTAGACTGTGGAAGACAAAGGGTATACAAAAAAGAGTAACAATgagtaatttttaataaaaatggctaaaaataaataaacgtgGTAAAGTAAACATATTTGTGActgaagaataaaaattgcGTGAATAATGAATGAAGGTgtaatgaaaaaaaattagtagGGCCACAccttacacattagttaatatttacaatgaAATACCCTGATGAAAATGACCATTTGTTACAAGATCACTCACATGGGAGTAGAAATggtaaaaaaacaaataacagTTGGAGTACTTATCAGAATTACGAACTAAACAGGTTTAAATCGGGAGGCCAAAAACCATCGGAACCACCTGGCCAGGAATCCAACGAGTACACGAGCAAGGACACCACGTTCGAAAACTATCAGTACGGAGCTGAAATTAACTCCcagaatatatatactaacCAGAGGCCCACCGGCCTTGAGGTGGACTTGATGAGCAACAAATTCAACAAACTCTGCGTAGAGCTGTACAACTCAGACTACACAACAGAACTCTACTTTTACCTGCTCCTGGCAAACATAGTTATTCTAATAGATACAATGTTTTTTGACAAATTCATTTGTATATTCCTTGAGTTCGCAGTAATTGTGTTTTTCTTCATGGAGGTGTACTCAAACTATCTGCTCCACGTAagttttatttcttttaaCAGCAGCTATTGGTTAAATGGGCAATTTATCCTCAGTTGTGAATATAGTTAGTTGCCTTTGTTACACATAGTATGAATGATCACCTAACAGGGCTCGAAGTACTATAAGTCTATTGAGGGACTGGTAGACACGACTATGCTTTCGTGCTGTATACTGTATATAACGAGCGGTGGGTACCTTAGGTACCATTACGGCGACGTGGCGAGGCCTAGATCAGCCGAGTATTTTGAGGTTTTTCTAATCCTTGTAAGGCTCGTTGTGCAGTTTTATAGGCTGATCCGCTACTTCTTCAGACACCGGAAGGCCAAGGTAATACTTATATCACaaatattttgaatattCGACCGGCAGCTGCCCTGCCAATTACTCACTTGATAATTACGAAATTGATGAATTATTTTAGAAACTGTTCGGCGAATATATTGCGCTGCCTGTGGTAAACACTGTATAGtagatttatttaatgcCCAGAAAGGGGTTTGTAATATAGGTGTAATATAAGTTgcacattttttacatcATGGGTTTctagtttaataaatgattaCCTCTGAAAGTAGCATGTTGGTGctttcaaatatataaaaagagATAATAAATGGCCTTTGATAgacaaaaaaatacatatggAATCTCCACACCCCCTATGGCCAATTAACGCACCATATGTTTGGAACTTTATGAGTTAAATGAACCAAAAAACTGTTAAAATATGGCTGAAATTAAAGAATACAgggatttaaaaatgagcattaaatttatataaagaGGGCGCGCACGGATTTGAACCATGGACCCGTTGATCTGCAGTCAACTGCTCTACCACTGAGCTACACGCCCTTGACAGAAGCTTAGAATTTAGCTTtatataaagataaaatcaTCATCTTTATATTCATGATTATATCAAAGGCATTTACAATGAATTATTAGTatattttgtgtatatacttaATCACAACTGTCTACAGTCTACTAGGGGCTGTATAGGGTATAAGGGTACTGGAAGGCTGATTGGTGGGTAGcacacatttttttcaactaacagaaaatatacattaatacacacaataGGGTCAATAATAAAGCATAATCACTGTTGCTAAGTTTAGTATATGAATCAATGAGTATCAGTATTTGAATCAACATCAAAATCGTTTAATAGTCACAGTTTGACTAATAATTACTTAAAATGACGGATTCTACCAGTGATAATAATCAGGATATTGATATAATAGAGTTTATccaattattaaataaatcgGTAAGGAATAAAAGGATTTCTGAACTCGACCTTCCGAACTTAAATGATTTAACTGAACCAGTTAGTGATGGAgaaacatacacactacGACTATGTCgacttttaaataaagttgAACTATTAACAGTAAACCACGATCcagaaaattataaaaactgTCGATTTGGCAATACTGCATTTTCAACGTGGCTGGAGGAGGTGACCCAGGTAAAAATTGAACCAATGCCattacatatttacatgaataaatataccaGAAAAGAATGTTGCTGGTGGTTTTTAAGATTCTGACGATTGAATGTAGGTGTGCGACCGGTTATTTTTGGAATGTAAGATAGAAATACAGTCAgaaatttatgaaaacgCTAAGAAACGCTTCTTAAACTCATTTGGTAATAAAACGAGAATAGATTACGGAACAGGTGAgctaaataaatatagttaGTTAGTTAACCAGccttaaataaataggttAACTGTGAAGTAGGACATGAACTtgaatttgtatattttttaaaggACCTGTATACGTGTAAATTGGTATCTGAAAATGAACTGGAGTCAATAGTATTAGTTCTGCTCAACAGGTAAGTAGTAATCAGCTAACTAATAATTGGGTAACACTGGTAACAATAGctttaacaaaaaaaaaCAGATACTTTGAACTCGTAAGGCGTGTGTCGGAGAGGTACACACTAGAACCTGCAGGAAGTAAGGGAGCCTGGGGAGTGGACGACTACCAGTTCCTCCCGTTTATATTTGGATCATCGCAGCTGGTATCAAGTACGATTGAGCCATCAGAAGTAAGTTTTAGACCAGAAACTGCTAACAATTGTTTGATTCATAGTGATATCGGTAGATACTGTGATGGTGCCATTAGTGTTGTCGGTTTATTATTCACAATTATATGAGCTAACAAATTGTGTGTAGTGTCTGGACATAGGCTTTGTGaccaaatacaaaaatgattatttgtttatgaGAGCTAtggaatataaaataaaggtaaTAGGGAATAATATGGGCGTATATAGGTAGTAGAGGGGTAGTTATGAAAAAGTTAAGGATAGGTAGCCATTTTGTCAGTAATCCGAGTTGTTTACAAGCACTAATTTCAAAATAGATGATCAAGGGAGTGCCAATTGAAATAGGAAGTCCAATGATATGTAACATATTAACGTCCTGTACGtgggaaaaaataaacagtgGCCTCTTCCAACTGTACATCAATGATGTACAAAGGTTAACGGCGAAGAAGATAGTTGGCCGGTAGcatagtaaaaataatttgtaaaatagtgtaTATTCAGAagtaatatatgtaaaaatagtaataatGGAGTGATAATGTTGTGATTTAGTAATACGAATAATGATTAGTGTCAAGATGTGTGATTAGTGTGTGgtgttattattaaaaaaaatagtacTAAATTAGAGAAttcagaaaaaaataaagatgaATATATGATTATAGAGTAGAAAGTAAGTAGGTTGAAAGTAATTTAGATAGTTGAGTAGTGTAGAAAAGTAAAACAGTGTAGAAGGATAGCATATTACATAGATGGGATGATTATAAGTATATGACAAGTAGAAATTAGGTTGAATGGATTTATAAACTGATGGCCTTATAGGAAAAATGAAGTTCACCCTTGGCGTCTGCGCCATGGAATCCAAAGTAGAAAGCTCTCCAATGAAATCAATATTGAAACATTTGGAAGATTCTGGagattttataataatcattTTCCCAGAAGAGGTATGTGAAGAAGTAAATTCATTGAGTTGAtagttaatatatgttaatagGTATTTATAGAGTGAAGATAGAGAGTAGATGACCTGTTACTGAGTAAATAACTGTATATTATAGATGATTTTGAATGAACCAATAACGAAATGGCCGGTAGTTGAATGCCTAATATCATTTTACTCAGTTAAATTTCCACAAGAAAAGGTAAgtggaaataaatattggtagaatgtgtaaaataaaagctaagaatagagtaaatataatgttataataacaataataacgtGTAGGCCATTGAGTATGTAAAATTGGTTAAGCCAATAATATTGAATGATTTGGAGAAGCAAAGAATACTTAGATCGAGAATAAACGTATACAGAGAACTGCAGGTAAAGTAGAGTAGATTTgagtaaatatgttaagttaaaaaattcatgTGGTAGATGACAGAAGTTAATGCAAGAAACGTTTTAGGCGTGCAGAATACCACACCCGAACTACCTGTTGGTGGACCACGAGATGGTGAAGAAGGGGCTGCACACATTCGAAGAGCACTACGACTACATCGTGTACAATAACGTGAGGCTGAATAAGCCGTTCATAGAAAAACCGATAGACTCGGACGACCACAATAACTGGATATATTACCCGAGTAACACAGGAGGAGGCTGCAAAAAGCTCTTTCGAAAAATACACGACAGAAGCAGCAAGTACTGCCCAGAAATACACAACGTCAGAAGAAACGGAACGTACATATACGAGGAGTTCATGTTGACATTCGGAACGGACATCAAGGTCTACGCAGTGGGATCGATGTTCGCACACGCAGAGGCGAGGAAGTCGCCGACGCTGGACGGGAAGGTGAAGAGGTACTCGGACGGAAAGGAGTACAGGTACCCAGTGATACTGACGAGCGAAGAGAAGACAATAGCCTACAGAATAGTGGACCACTTCAAGCAAACAGTGTGCGGATTCGACATCCTGCGCACGTTCGACGGGCCGTACGTCTGTGACGTAAACGGATGGTCGTTCGTTAAGAGGAACAAAAAGTATCACATAGACTGCTCGCAGATCATAAGAGCAATATTTCTGCTAAAGCTGCAGTCGAAATATAACATACTGATAGACGGGGTGCTACAAAATAAACCGACGGGGTACAAGCCCGTAGGAGCAGAGTCAGGATTACTGTCAGAAGGAGCGATAgaaacaaatacatatgAAAAACTGGAGGCAAGTGAAGCATCGGACGGGGCAGTAGACGAGTCAGGCGCCAAGGGACCCGGAAGAATGCAAAGTAGACCGAGAGACCAGGAAAAGtcgattaaaaataagtcGCACGAGGAGCTGTGCAGCGTAATCGTGGTCATGAGGCACGCAGACAGGAGGCCAAAGAACAAGTTGAAGTTCTTCACACAGCAGAAGGAGATACTAAACTATTTTAAGGGAAATGAGTCGGAAGTTAAGCTTAAGTCGACAGAGGAGCTGATAAAGCTGAATCAACTCAACGACCAGATAATAGAAGAGTTGGAGGAGCGTCTGGCGCAAATGAACGCAAGGGGAGCGAGCATGGAGTCGACCTCAGCAGTGGGAGAGTACGGGAGGTTCGGAGACAAGGGAGCGAACAGAGCAGCCACGACGTGCGTAGCAGCACTCAACAGAGCGAACAGTAACGCAGCAGGCCTGaacgagctgctggtggagtTGAACTACCACAAGGAGTTCCAGAGGATGCTCAGAAAGGGCTACGAGTTCTCAGGAATTAACAGAAAGGTGCAGTTAAAAGCAGTGTATAAGCCGAAGTCGGTGATGGACATGGACAAGTCAGGCACCAGGGAAGGAACAGAAAGCGCGAGCGGTGAAGGAATTTTCGTTGGCACCACGAAAGTAGGAGGAAGCACAGGGAGAGAGACCCCAGTGAGGCAGTTAGAAAAGGTGTTGGTGGTAGCAAAATGGGGAGGAGACCTGACGGACGTGGGAAAGTCGCAGGCGGAGGACCTGGGAAGAAGGCTGCGACAAACGCTGTACCCGGCGGACAGCAGCGCTCTCATAAGGCTGCACAGCACGTACCGCCACgactttaaaatattcagcAGCGACGAAGGAAGGTGCCAGATAACGGGAGCAGCCTTTACGAAGGGAATACTGGACCTGGAGGGAGAGCTCACGCCGATTCTGGTGGCAATGACGATCAGGAACAAGAAGGCCTaccagctgctgaacgagACTGTGGTGGTGGAGGAAAGGTCGAAGTGCAGATACAAGCTCGACGAGCTGATCACGCACCACGGCACGCCGGAGTACGACGAGATCCTGCAGGAGTTGTCTGAGAATGAGCGCTACTACTACAGCAAGGCGCTGGAGGACGCAGATTTTAGCCAGGACGACCTCGTGAACCTGTCAAACCTGATAAGGTACTACATCAACACGATTCACAGGGAGGAGACGATGTGGAGTTCACTGTACTCGGTGGACGACTACGCATTCCACATAGTGAATAAGCTGAGCTCGCTGCAGACGCGCTGGacgcagctgctgctgaagttcCACAGGCCATCGTTCGGAGGATTCGGCAGAGTTAAGAGCGGGGGCTTCTACAAGTCGCACCGGGGCCTGAACAGGGTCAACAGCAGTCTGCTGGAGCGAATATACGGGGACATCAGCGGGCTTGAGTTGGACAGTCTGTACGGAGCCAACACGCTGGATCCCAGCTGCGCCAAAAACATTGCCGCGAGCACGAGGGACGATAGAGGTGCGGACGCAGGACGTGGCGTGAGTAGGGTTTCTAGAACGCGCCATGGCACTGATGCTGGCATTAGGGGAGTAGCAGGAGACAATGGTGCCACCAAAACACAACGTGCGGGTCATGCCACTATAGAACTCAGGGGTAACGGTAGTAATAGAAATGACAACCCAGCAAATGGTGGTACTAGGGATGGTACTGCTGAAAATATGAAAGAGGCTTCATTTCAAAGTGGCACTAATTATTCCACCGGTATTCATGGAGGTAACAAGGAGCATGGCACTGTAGGTAATAACACAGGGGGCATGAGAACGGCAGGTGGCAGGGGGAGGACGCTGTCTAGAGACGAAGAAATGCACAGCAGCGACTACTGTCCAGAGGAGCGCTACGACTACACGAAGCTGAGCGACATAGTGGACAACATAAGGTACGACCTGATACACCTGCACCACCTGCTGGGACAGGCGCTGGAAATAGCCTTTGAAATATACAGAATAGTGGAGAGACTGAGCTCAGTGATATCGCCTTGCGAGTACGGAGTGACGCCCATGGAAAAGCTGCAAATAGGAGCGAAGATAGCAtggaacctgctgaagaagatacaACACGACGTTTCACACCAGAGAGTGAGAATGAGCCCGTACACGGATcaggagaagctgctgacgagTTCAAACGCAAGCACAACGCACGATAGAAGTTCAGAGTCGACTCAGAACAATGTGAACGTAACCAAGGGCAGTTCACCAAAAACAGTGACAGGGGAAGGCGGGCAAAGAACAGTGACAAGGGAAAGCGGAGTGCGAGATTCTCCTAAAAAGGTTGCCAGTAGTAAGGCCACCGAGTACTCGAGTAACGCAATTTCAGGTACCACGCACGTTGATAGTACAAGCAGGCACGCTGTAAGTGGTGGCAACGGGCAATACGACAGTGGTGCCCAGGACACGAAGAATTTGAACGTGAGCAGTAGTCTGGAGCACCTGGAGTACGACATCGACTTCATGGTCAACAACGACACGAGTGCCTCATCAATAGCAGTGAACAGCCTGGCAAGTTCAGGAACGTACCTGGACTCGAGTAAGATATTCGAAACTGGAAAGTGCTTCATCGGAGGAGTGAGGCCGACAGAGATGTACCTGTTCAACTCGAGCACGAGGACGGAGATACTTTGGTATAATATGCGCATTGCAAAATCAGTCGGTGAATCTGAAGGGTCTGAGACGAGGAGCTATCAATCAGAAAGGTCAGCTTTCGAAGGATTGGGAGTCGGCACTGACGGAACGGACAGCGTATCCAGTCTCGCCACCGATGACGGTAGTGGCATTGGCGTCGACGGAGCCACAGGCACTAAAAGTAAAGGCGATAGCAGGGGTAAAGGGAAAGCATACAGTTCGAACAGCAGCGATAGCGGCAAGGATGAGTCGGTAATTCTTAACTCGTACAGCCTGTGGTCGCACTTGAGTCCAAGCAACAGCATGGAGAACATCACGGACAAGTCAGTAGACGTTTCTAAAACAACGGAAATGGACAGTAGTACAGTGGTCGGAGCTGACGAAGCGGCGACGAGTAGCTCGGGAAGCACTAAATGGGCTAGCAGAGAGGATACAAGTAAAGCAGTGCCAGTTATGACTGGGCCCAAAAGATCGGCTGCGTACAACATACTAACGGCAACGGGGACTATCAGAGGGAAGAATGACGGGGCGGGGAACATGGGAAGCGTAAATCTGACTGATTTGAACCAGGGCTGGGGCTGGGACGAAAAAATATTCGACGAACTGGTGAGACTGGGCACGGACGACGACCTGGGGATCAGGTCGCAGCAGAGAGTGGTGAGGTCGAGGTACTACGTGACCTCGGCCTCGCACATGTTCAGCGtcttcaacttcttcaaGTACGCGCACCTGCTCGACGACTCCTTCGACACGAACCTGAAGCACATAGAAAGCATCAACGACCTGCACTACCTCTCGCACATAGTGCTCAGGGTCTGGCGCAGCAGGAGCTCCGAGGGCTTCTTCAACAGACTGGAGATCCTGGTGAGCTCGGGAGCGAAGGACGGCTTCGGCCAGAACCTGAGTCTGCTGGAGCAGAGCGCGAAGAACCAGAAAAACAAGTACAAGCGCCACATACAGCGGTACAAGCTGAGGACGCTGCAGTCGTCGAACTGCAGTTACTGCCCAATCACGTTAAACAGGAGTGGCTCGGGCAGGCATGTTGACACTGAAACTGTTGGTAGGTCTAACGACGCCATAGGTGCTTTTACGGGCACTGGCACCATGGCAACTGGTAACGATACGGGAACGTTTACCACTGGCAGCACAGCCGCTAACAATACGGCCACCGCTGCTACTGCGGCAAATAGGGACGCTGATATTCCGACTAAACTGAGTAACCTGACGCTAAGCAGATCAGGCAGTGACATAGTGGACAAGTATAACCTGATGGTTACCAACCCGGCAAACAAGAAATTTAAGTGCTTCAAGTGCTTTTTGGAGCAGTACAAACTGTCGGAAGCGAGCGCCGTCAGCAGTCCGATAAAGGCGTCGGCAGGCAAGAGAACGCAAAAGAAAGACCACGCGAGCTCGAATGCATCGTTTAACCACAACACGCCCAAAACAAACGACAGCGGCACGAGTCTCCTGGACAACCTCGCGGATGCACTCAGTTGCACGAGTAACCTTGACACTGCAGGAAGTTGCGCAAGTGGAGTGGACAACAGGGAGGACGACGGTGCCTCGAACAAGACCGTGCCGCCGTACTGCGAGTTGAACAACCTGGTGCTAATGAACAGGAACTTCGGCCTCGACCGCCTCAACAACCTGATTCAGAGGACGTACGAGGAGATCATTTCGAAGGGCTGatttatgtacaatagTCAACACactttatgtgtatatattcgTTTGTAAAATACGTGAAATGAACACTCACGAACGGGCGTTAACTCCCTTTGTATTTAAAGTATTCATTGATTTTAAGGTGTTATGGCCAATGGActaatgtattatatttacacacacatacacggTCATATTAACAGTAGTTTAACGTAAAATAGGATTAAACACACCTAGAAGCATGTTTATGCCTTCAACTGGATTCTATGACTCATTAACCTTCAAATGTTGTTCCATTGACTTCAAGTCAGTTGATTGTTGTACTTGACTGTATTTGATCACAAAATAGCTGTcttattatacattatattaacGTACAGTACCTGATTATCACGTATATGTATCCGTATTTATCAGTACTTGTGTGTTGTGTGAACATTAGGTATACCATCGATATCAGTGGTAGTTGACGTGTGTATTCATCATTAACTGTTGactcaaatgtgtatgtgtaatatCAATTATTCATCATGAATAACGTAATCTTATTGTACCATTTATGTGTAGAATCACTGATATATCAATTGTAGATAGAATCATAACACCATATTACAAAATCAACAATTAGAGTACTGTGTAGCACGTAATAACGAGCAAACTACAATTATAACAGCAAATAATACGTATACCAGACATATTTGTACTCACATAGAACAACTCGTTTGGTGAATTGGTGCATGATGGTATCATTAAAGTATCAATATGGTCTATTTCAGCTTCGAGTCAGCTACTACAAGAAGGTTGGACTGACCCCAGCACTATGATTGGTAGGATTAGCTGTTCCAGACATAACCAAAATACTCGAAAATGAAGTTGTATTGGTTTGCTTCATACATATTGGTTTACCTGTTGACACACAGTCACTGGAATCTTGTGGTCCCAGTCAAAGCAGGTGAAGATGCTTCTAAATCTGAAGATGCTGATGCTAGTAAGACTGAAGCTGGAGAGGCTACTGAATCTCAACCAGAGAATGTAACTGAAACTAAACAACCTGATGATACTGAGTCTGAAGTATCAACTGATGTTGGATCATCAGAAGGTAGTGATACAGGTCAAGCACATACAGCCAAAGCAACAGCAACTGaatttaaactatataaGGATGACGGTAATGGCAATCCAATAGAAATGCaatatgattttaatagACAAGATTTTCTTCTTACTCAGAgatttgaatttaaaaatgatgttaAGTGCGTATTAATCAAATTTGGAGATAAAGAGGTGTGGAAAAAGGGAGGACAAGATATTAGCGAACCTAAAGTAATAATttctataaataataattatattaatgtacGAGACTTGAATAAATTTGCTAACTTTATGAGGAAAAACACTAATAATGAATGGGAATGTGTTCGCAAAAGTGGAGATAATTCAGGTAATTCTGCAAATCAATCCCAATCTGGATCAACAAATGCTAAATCAGTATCAGCTGAAGGTTCAGGAGAAGCCAGTGAACAATCTAAAGATGCAtcagctgaagctggaTCATCTCCTGATGCTGGTTCAGCAGGTGAATCTGGTACAACTCCTGATGCTGATTCGTCTGGTGGAGATGGTTCTACAGATGCTAACGAACAAGATTCATCAAGTGCACCTGCAGAATAAGAACTTATAGCCAGAAGtcatttgtaaaatatccGTAAtaattatgtaattatagtcattgtaataaatacacacgcAGGTGTGTAGATTACATTTAAACTGCTTACatgattttatatatttatacatggTCTCAAgcatataattatatataaatccaATGTTAACACATGAGAGTTGCATAAAAATTTGTAGATATATGCATATATATTTCCACAGATCAGTATATTGATTAGTGACTGAACAGTTTTTTAAGTTCTGAAGGTAATCTGTCCGATGGTATAGATTTGGCAAACCCAACCTATCggtaaattaatatataatggtTGAATAGATAAAAGGAAATAGTGgcttaaaataataactatCTAAATATGATATAAACCATTGCCGGTGAATTATTTGTGGATCTTTTATAGACTGTCAAATAATTCTCCATAAAAGCGTGGGTTCCAAGTATAAAGGCACGGCCGTAGCTTGATGGGACGTCAATTTGCATATAGGCAATCCTgcacttatttttatgcaaaaaaacatattcCCTGGGAGAGATATCTAGTTCAACACCCCCGTCGAAAACGTATTTAATTATGGGAAACTGATCCAGATCATCAGGAGATACTGGGTCTATTGAAGTAATTAACAACAGGAGTTATATCATTAACACGTCACTAATACATATATCATACAGACAATAAGCGGCAATAACTCTAATAGtatcattataaaaacCCCTCGATAttgaaaagtaaataatgaCTTACTGTGGCAGGACTTGGGCGACACAATTTTTTTGAACTCCATAAACTCATCATGTGGCATCGTGTTAAAGCTAGTTCCAGAGTCAAAAATTACATAAGATTCTTCAGTACAACATAACTTAACATCGCCGACCCATATTTCCTTCAGTTTAATCTCCCAATAGTATTCACGAACAACGGGCAACATGACAACGTCCGAATCGCAGAAACGTTTATCGACACCACCGATCATTAATCCGCTGTTCTGCACAATGTTTTAGCCATAAAATCATAATTACTGTACAATATACGaacaaacacacaaatacatGAATAAACTTGGTGCATACATTgtctgaaaaataaataccaAATGTCAAATCGGCTCCAATCTTCTTCGAATAATTATCATAAAGTGATGTGCGATGGTCAAATGCTAATCTGGGAAAGGCAAGTCCGATAATCCCTTGGAAATTTATAACCTAAAGGGCTATCAACACAATGTGAAActtgtaaaaatatttgaaagTCAACAGTAAAGCTATTCATTAGCCTAGtattgtaaaaaatacctTAAAAACGTTCTTATGTGGTTCCGATATCTCCTCGTTTACCATTCCAAAAACCTGCTTTTCCACGAGGTCGTCCCCTATTTTTACGTTATCCAGGCCCAAGGAGCCTCTAATAACACCTGTTCCAAATCTTATTCTTATATCGTCGCCCAAACTCCCAAAAGTGGAGGAAAGACTTGAGTCGAAAGACTTTACGGACTTGCAAGTATCCGACATACACTTCCTACTTACGACCCATGTGTTGGTGCTACCAGTGTCTATGATGGGATAAATAGACTGTGGTGGAGTTCCAACATCAATGGAGAGGGCATACTGAACATGCCTAAGGTGAGGGACTGCAATACACTTTTTGTCAACATGAGGTGCGATTGAATGTGTGTTGGTTGTACCTTTTATGGTATCCTCAGATGGCAcactgttattgttattggcaCTGCTGTTACCAGATTCAGTAATGAGCTTACTGTGACCAGTGGACAGGTTGAGGGTGTCCAAAATGCTACTCAGCAACTTGCTATTGCCTTTTTTAGACCGTCGATATGGGCTGTCATTTAGAGTCCCATAATCCTTATCCAATGAGGTATTTGTTACAGCATCGCTACTGTTGTCAGATTCACAGTCTGCGGTCTCTGCTTTAGCACAATACGACGAATGTGTAGGATTATGTTGCGATAAATCTTTTACTCCTAACGACCCTAGAGGGCCTTCATTACGGTATACGTAATGTATATGCCCCTTTTCTGCGTTATTCCAGTTGGTTTCGTTCAA from Theileria orientalis strain Shintoku DNA, chromosome 1, complete genome encodes the following:
- a CDS encoding uncharacterized protein (vacuolar protein sorting-associated, VPS28 family protein), with amino-acid sequence MFCHPVVAMTLVQDWVKKDPSQAANIYSLMYTLEHLERSYIGGYCKDNEYERECNNVLGLVKLLQDVDKDVFSMFQKEFNLGFDLALNRIKVGFPATQISNMKQQNQVRRKVEIFDLSGYFITFMDALKLKTNSVGELFPLLHVLVDSIQKLECSGPNNQIWNLKSLDRLKGWYSVLDSKKAHEELSEEEMKQLMMDTESSYSSYRSLRPGATRQSIKASKTNKIVTKNDPKPCIYDGPGPKKFFQLISLSPNNSDDQDSKGHLNETNWNNAEKGHIHYVYRNEGPLGSLGVKDLSQHNPTHSSYCAKAETADCESDNSSDAVTNTSLDKDYGTLNDSPYRRSKKGNSKLLSSILDTLNLSTGHSKLITESGNSSANNNNSVPSEDTIKGTTNTHSIAPHVDKKCIAVPHLRHVQYALSIDVGTPPQSIYPIIDTGSTNTWVVSRKCMSDTCKSVKSFDSSLSSTFGSLGDDIRIRFGTGVIRGSLGLDNVKIGDDLVEKQVFGMVNEEISEPHKNVFKVINFQGIIGLAFPRLAFDHRTSLYDNYSKKIGADLTFGIYFSDNNSGLMIGGVDKRFCDSDVVMLPVVREYYWEIKLKEIWVGDVKLCCTEESYVIFDSGTSFNTMPHDEFMEFKKIVSPKSCHNPVSPDDLDQFPIIKYVFDGGVELDISPREYVFLHKNKCRIAYMQIDVPSSYGRAFILGTHAFMENYLTVYKRSTNNSPAMVGFAKSIPSDRLPSELKKLFSH